One genomic window of Pungitius pungitius chromosome 11, fPunPun2.1, whole genome shotgun sequence includes the following:
- the lmtk3 gene encoding uncharacterized protein lmtk3 translates to MRPHCWVMVVLAGIMSYFSPERALGAPQREVSQTRAASLSPPPYVVILISCSGLVSFVLLLLTCLCCKRGGVGFNEFDNPDGEECSGGSSPIQEDSLSSCASLPEVYTLPVRERPSCPARQDGADSRTQWFKRHTLNYLQEIGNGWFGKVILAEVLCDCTSYQAVVKELRLSASPLEQRKFLAESEPYRSLKHPNILQCLGQCSESIPFLLVIEFCQLGDLKRYLRAQRKSDGMTPDLPTRDLLTLQRMAYEITSGLLHLHENSYIHSDMALRNCLLTSDLTVRIGDYGLSHNHYKEDYYLTPDKLWIPLRWIAPELLEEYRGSLIVTDQTKTSNVWSLGVVIWELFEFGLQPHRHLSDEEVLTFVIRERQITLAQPRLKLSHADYWYEIMQSCWLPPSQRPSVAEIFLLLSSLLAAERGMARGSGGEDDEEDEEYEEGRRRRGESEESFERRWDLLRPPSFQTAANKRREREYGGEDNSYPLLDPVGNCITSSSSELDDILTVTETSKGLNFEYFWEKAHARRGYKPLPPPQQIPAANNNHRQSLDTPTVVPVISARSPSLASEYYIRLEEHTPQDKSPALKGKTQPSFRADSICLGDMELVEIRSGLLGKERVPYCSSDKCGKGLQTIRSSEIQLQVPNTGVAEFRDSSSRVTDFSVVDLGDDDEEDTRRGSEGNRKSQAPVLPPKPRSMSMSSANHLYSRPLPAPPLSYRGLPHYTIGGKIETDPHHMSSCPHSTFDHLGFHRPQQTLPPSPSLSPSLPPSSHPIYPQPPQVGVPPLPPHSKPQRICPSYNTAETYSRYTRPQIQRYNRDPLSCDLSDREGGSRHLPSLHNSREASHSRAKDFDSPVRRENPLRPIYRNLPRAQPTNPQVDGQSSSSPTYSDEDDSPFMSPERPSGGTAVTHSSLSEDADPACAELFSRGMKRTQSRLDTILPAIWREDAELHAERVAAARKSPMHLFLTEIASVTESSESKSEASWEGQKDEKRDGERWGNFVLPNRGMRRSQSLITELGSAGHSWGPEKCNNREEAEEDNTVTKESFQRDLFLTEIDTGRMDTDPEGGSTTYPVKYLYPSGSRLRPYVCAPGLPSYTEAEEAYSKGMRRSRSLLSEITIGKQDSESQPTEKEPPRTEMTREEFLKEIQSAETFLTEIISRQSTSTNRVETDTSYSPTPLSPEYESICIDPSSAQTIRFQSESSLRASQKGKEETTTEAIYAQVTKRAKKSEIKVSMKPEIPVLHIGSNKQPVIPDSEGSGVENGQSDEFVFSEIMPKNGLLHNQTPGCHREDEESSDGPALPARGEQIAHLEHSPTESTPSVKEYNLNKSLIMNEGDTQKAAGTGNGELMKEDLQGSRTERTAQTAEKLDTASYDPHKGTYQTDGVSAVVSEHIREADSENFGEDLGSLHYSETGLGSIL, encoded by the exons ATGCGGCCGCACTGCTGGGTGATGGTAGTGCTGGCGGGGATCATGTCGTACTTCAGCCCGGAGAGAGCCCTCGGAGCCCCGCAGAGGGAAG TGTCTCAGACCAGAGCTGCATCCCTCTCTCCTCCGCCCTACGTCGTCATCCTCATCTCTTGCTCTGGCCTCGTCTCTtttgtcctgctcctcctgacCTGCCTGTGCtgtaagagaggaggagtggggtTCAAT GAGTTCGACAATCCAGACGGGGAGGAATGCTCCGGAGGCTCCAGTCCCATCCAGGAGGACAGCCTGTCGTCATGTGCCTCCCTCCCTGAGGTCTACACCTTGCCGGTCCGAGAGAGGCCCAGCTGCCCCGCCCGGCAGGATGGAGCAG attccAGGACTCAATGGTTTAAAAGACACACTTTAAACTATCTTCAGGAAATAGGAAATGGCTGGTTCGGAAAG GTGATCCTGGCTGAAGTGCTGTGTGACTGCACCTCCTATCAGGCCGTGGTAAAGGAGCTGCGTCTCAGCGCCAGCCCTCTGGAGCAGAGGAAGTTCCTGGCCGAGTCTGAGCCATACAG GAGCCTTAAACACCCCAACATCCTTCAGTGTTTGGGGCAATGCAGTGAGAGCATTCCCTTCCTCCTGGTTATAGAGTTCTGTCAGCTG GGTGACCTGAAGAGGTATTTGAGAGCCCAGCGTAAGTCGGATGGGATGACCCCTGATCTACCGACCCGAGACCTCTTGACTCTCCAGAGAATGGCTTATGAGATCACCTCTGGTCTGCTGCATCTCCATGAAAACAGCTACATCCACAG TGACATGGCGTTAAGAAACTGCCTGCTGACATCAGACCTCACTGTTAGGATCGGCGATTATGGCCTTTCACACAACCACTATAAG GAGGACTATTACCTAACTCCAGACAAGCTGTGGATCCCCCTGCGCTGGATTGCTcctgagctgctggaggagtacAGAGGATCTCTAATTGTTACAGACCAAACCAAGACCAGCAATGTGTG GTCCTTGGGCGTGGTCATATGGGAGCTATTCGAATTTGGCCTTCAGCCCCACAGGCACCTGAGTGACGAAGAGGTGTTGACCTTCGTCATCAGGGAGAGACAGATCACGCTGGCCCAGCCCAGACTCAAACTGTCGCATGCAGACTACTG gtaTGAGATCATGCAGTCCTGCTGGCTTCCTCCGTCTCAACGCCCCTCTGTAGCTGAgatattcctcctcctctcctccctcctggcCGCCGAGCGGGGAATGGCGAGGGGGAGCGGCGGGGAGGACgacgaagaggacgaggaaTACGAGGAGGGTAGAAGAAGGAGAGGTGAGAGCGAAGAGTCGTTTGAAAGACGCTGGGACTTGCTCCGCCCGCCCAGCTTTCAGACTGCGGCGAACAAGCGTCGAGAGAGGGAGTACGGCGGGGAAGACAACTCCTACCCGCTGCTGGACCCTGTGGGGAACTGTATCACCTCGTCCTCGTCTGAACTGGATGACATCCTGACAGTCACTGAGACCAGCAAAGGTTTGAACTTTGAGTATTTCTGGGAAAAGGCTCACGCCAGACGAGGCTAcaagcctctccctcctccgcaGCAAATTCCCGCTGCAAACAACAACCACAGACAGTCTCTGGACACGCCCACTGTGGTGCCGGTGATAAGCGCCCGCAGCCCCTCCCTCGCCAGCGAGTACTACATCCGATTGGAGGAGCACACTCCCCAGGACAAGTCGCCGGCTCTTAAAGGGAAGACTCAACCCTCTTTCCGCGCCGACTCGATCTGCCTGGGAGACATGGAGCTGGTGGAGATTCGCAGCGGGTTGCTGGGAAAAGAGCGGGTCCCTTACTGTTCCTCTGACAAGTGCGGAAAAGGCCTCCAGACCATCAGATCAAGTGAGATTCAACTCCAGGTGCCCAACACAGGTGTGGCTGAATTCAGAGACAGTTCGAGCAGAGTGACTGACTTTTCAGTAGTTGATTTGGGAgatgacgacgaggaggacacgaGGAGGGGTAGTGAGGGAAATAGAAAATCTCAAGCCCCGGTCCTTCCTCCCAAGCCTCGCTCTATGTCCATGTCATCAGCGAACCACCTGTACTCGCGCCCCCTGCCCGCCCCTCCACTCAGTTATAGAGGACTGCCTCACTATACCATCGGTGGAAAAATCGAAACAGACCCCCATCACATGAGCAGCTGTCCACATTCTACCTTTGATCACCTGGGGTTCCATCGGCCCCAACAGACTCTACCCCCGTCTCCGTCCCTCTCCCCGTCCCTTCCCCCGTCAAGCCATCCGATTTACCCCCAACCTCCTCAGGTGGGtgtcccgcccctccctccacacTCCAAGCCACAAAGAATCTGCCCCAGCTACAATACAGCAGAGACTTATTCCAGATACACTAGGCCGCAGATTCAGAGATACAACAGAGACCCGTTATCCTGTGACTTGTCTGACAGAGAGGGCGGCAGCAGGCACCTGCCGTCATTGCACAATTCAAGGGAGGCTTCTCATTCTCGCGCAAAAGACTTTGACTCACCCGTTCGTCGAGAAAACCCACTTCGCCCCATTTACCGCAATTTGCCCCGAGCTCAGCCCACGAACCCCCAGGTTGACGGACAGTCCTCGTCCAGTCCCACCTACTCCGATGAGGATGACTCTCCCTTCATGTCTCCTGAGAGACCCAGTGGTGGGACTGCTGTCACTCACTCCAGCCTATCTGAAGATGCAGACCCAGCCTGTGCCGAGCTCTTCTCCAGGGGAATGAAAAGGACACAGTCACGCCTTGACACAATCCTGCCTGCCATTTGGAGGGAAGATGCTGAACTTCATGCAGAACGTGTGGCTGCTGCCAGGAAATCCCCCATGCATCTGTTTCTGACAGAGATAGCCAGTGTGACAGAGTCTAGTGAGTCCAAGTCAGAGGCTTCCTGGGAGGGACAGAAGGACGagaaaagagatggagagagatggGGGAACTTTGTGCTGCCCAACAGAGGGATGCGCCGCTCCCAGTCGCTGATCACAGAGCTGGGGTCAGCGGGACATTCATGGGGGCCAGAGAAGTGTAACAAcagggaggaagcggaggaggaCAATACAGTCACTAAAGAATCATTCCAGAGGGATCTTTTCCTCACAGAGATCGACACAGGGAGGATGGACACAGATCCAGAGGGAGGATCAACAACTTATCCGGTAAAATACCTTTATCCTTCGGGATCCAGATTGCGTCCCTATGTCTGTGCTCCAGGGCTTCCCTCATACACCGAGGCAGAGGAGGCCTATTCAAAGGGTATGCGGCGGTcccgctctctcctctctgagatCACCATCGGGAAGCAGGATTCTGAGTCGCAGCCGACCGAGAAGGAGCCGCCGAGAACAGAAATGACCAGAGAAGAATTCCTTAAGGAGATCCAATCAGCAGAGACCTTTTTGACTGAAATCATATCTAGACAAAGCACTTCTACAAACAGAGTAGAAACGGACACATCTTACTCCCCTACTCCACTGTCTCCGGAATACGAGTCCATATGCATTGACCCGAGCTCCGCTCAGACCATCAGATTTCAGTCAGAGAGCTCGTTACGAGCGTCCCAAAAAGGCAAAGAGGAAACAACAACGGAGGCCATCTACGCGCAAGTGACCAAGCGTGCTAAAAAGAGTGAGATAAAGGTTTCCATGAAACCTGAGATACCAGTACTTCATATAGGATCAAATAAACAACCTGTTATACCGGACAGTGAAGGAAGCGGTGTTGAAAACGGCCAATCGGAtgagtttgtgttttcagaAATCATGCCCAAAAATGGTCTGTTGCACAACCAAACACCTGGATGCCACAGAGAAGACGAAGAGAGTTCCGATGGCCCCGCCTTACCTGCTAGAGGAGAGCAAATAGCTCACTTAGAGCACTCTCCTACTGAGTCCACTCCGAGTGTTAAAGAATACAACTTGAACAAATCCCTAATTATGAATGAAGGAGATACTCAAAAGGCTGCAGGTACGGGGAATGGTGAGTTGATGAAAGAGGACCTGCAGGGCAGCAGAACCGAGAGAACAGCTCAAACAGCTGAAAAGCTGGATACCGCGTCATACGATCCTCATAAAGGAACGTACCAAACTGACGGCGTTTCTGCCGTGGTCTCTGAACACATCAGAGAAGCTGATTCTGAGAATTTCGGAGAGGATTTGGGTTCCCTTCATTACAGTGAGACCGG ACTTGGATCCATCCTTTGA